The DNA window TTTGCCTATGTAAAACAAACACTGGCCAACGGCGTGATCAATGAGAATATCTATGTGGAAGGGGTTGTGGTCAGCGACAAAGGACATCCCAATATCGCCCGCAACCTCAATACACCCGCCAACAAACACAACCTGGATAAAACGGAAAACAGTATAGCCGTTTACGTGCAAAGTCTGGATGGCAGCAGTGGCCTCTATTTCAGGACCAAAACACCTGGTGATAATATCTTTAACTTCAACGACCGTGTGAAAATATGGTTGAAAGGCACCAGCATTCAGCAGTTGCCAAATCCTTCCCGGACCATCATCTCAGACCTGGATGTAGTACATATCATGAAAAAAGATGTAGGTACCGGAGTACTGCAGCCAAGAGAAAAATATATGTCACAGCTGACAGACAATGATCTCTATACCTATGTAAAACTCAAAGAGGTGGAAATATCCGTCCCTAGTGGTTCCTTTACGAATATCAATGAAGGTTATACGGCGAGGATGGATTGTTACCCCACGAGCATCCGCGATATTCAGGGCAGCAGCATGTATATGCTTACCAACCTGGATGTTGCTTACCGTCGCGATGGCAAGCGGGTGCCGCAAGGCTCCGGCAATATCACCGGCATCCTGGTACATGAAGAATACGAACGTTATGGCGGTGATATCGGGCGTTATTCCATTCGTCATCTGAAGAGAGAAGACATCGCGCTGAATGATGACCGGAATAATGGCTTCTCCAATGTGCTGGCAGAATGGAGCCGGTTTAAAACCGAATACGCTACTACGCCTACAGATGCGCAGCATCCGCTTACCCCGGACATCGGCACAGGACGTATTTATCAGAGTGGCAAAAAATGGCTCGACTATACCGCCAACGGTATCTCGGGCACTACGGATTACAACGCGCTGATACAGGAGCCTACCACCAACAAGGGCGCCGTTGCCAATGGTGGCTGGGGCGCCAAAGGCTGGTGGAACAACACTACCAATACCGGTGAATACTGGGCGATAGAAATGTCTACTGCCGGCATCAGCACACCAGTGTCTTTACAGATAGAAGGTAACACCGATATCGGCGGCCCCCGCAACTTCGTAGCTGAATGGTCGGCGGATAATACCAGCTGGAATAGTTTAGGCAGCTTCACATTTGAAGATGTGGCCAACTGGTCTAATACCCTGCTTACACAGGTGGCAGGATATAAAGTGCTGAACTTCCAGCTGCCACAGGCAGCATCCGGACAAGATCATTTGTATGTCCGGTTGAGAGTGGCGAATAAAAACGTAGGCACCACTACCGCAGCTAGCGGCGGAACATTATCGACGACAGCTTCATGCAGATTGGTGCATGTGTCGGTGAAGTATAATAAGTAGGAGAATATTTTTAATAGGGGCCAGGGGATCATCTGAAAAGGTGATCCCCTGCTTCGTTTTTATTGTGCATGTATTATCTTCAGCTTTAGGATTCATTCCAACAAATTAGCAGAAAGATGTTCAGTTTGATAATCAAAGACTGTATTGATCAGGAAGATCTACTAACCAACTTATCACAGTTTTTCAAAAACGAAGTGTCTATCGCTTATCTTGATATGGATAAAGAAAGGCATGAGGATAAGCGATAATCTGCTTAATCCCTATACCTGGATTCTAATCACTGACGCAGGTGAACAAGGAGTTGTCAGGCAGCTGGTAGATGAAAACGACGTTTTTAAAATTATATGATGGTTGCCAAAATCACGGCGCCAACATTTATAGGTACTGGCTGAAATGACATTCTAAAAATGTTTAAAAGATGAGTTACACCTTACATGACTGGCCCTATCAATGGTTGGGGCCATGGAAGGAATACGGAGAAGGTTATGAGAAATATCCTTCTATAAAGGATTTTGTGAATCATGAAATCAATGCAGGTTATGATAAGAGATTAATTGAATATTTGAATAACGGTGTTATTGTTTGTGTAACAAGCGGCATAAGTTTCCCTTCTCCTTTTGATGGACAGATAAAGAGAGATACTGTTGCTTACAGGACCGATGGTAAATGGCTCTGGCTGGATAATATTGCTGACTTTGTCGCAGAGAACGGACTGGTGATACCTGAACAATGGTACTGTGAAATAAGGGAGCGTGATTTTATCATTCCGGATGTGAGTCATGAACAGCTTGAACAGTTGCCACTAATCATTTCCTCCTAAATCCCTTACCTTCGTGGTATGATTATGAACGACGAAGAATTAATCTCCTGGGTGAGAAAATCAATGCAGCCGATAGGGCCTATCAGTACCCGGCCGACAATGGAGGGGCAGGCTATTTATCTGGATGGGATGCTCTTTGCTTATGTGGCAGAGTCGAAGTTATGGTTCAGAACGGATGATGAGAGCGACCTGGCATGGGATGCTGCTGGTAGTGAGTGGTTGAGAAGACCGAAGAAAGATGGTACGCTGGGATATGAACCTTATCGTAGTGCGCCGGAAGGAGCATATACGGATGAGAAGGACCTGCGTAAATGGGCGAAACAAGGTCTGGCAGCAGGACGAAGAGCCAAACAAAACTAGTGAAGCTGACCAAAAAGTAAGAGCTACATTTTGGTCAGTTTTCTTTTTTTAGATAGATTTTTAAGTTTTGAAGCCTTGGCGTTATTATCATGGGTTTTACTTCTAGAGATGTCGCGTTAAACAGTTTATGAGTATTGAGCCACCGTTTTTAGTTTTTGGAGATAAAATTTACGCATATTATGGGCAATGGCAACCGGGCCAACTCAGCTTTGAACCCTTGATCCTCCTCTTAGATTAAACATCGGATGTATTGATTCGTTTTGCATCCCTTATAGGATGCAGATATTGTTTGTAGATCCACTCATGTCAAATAAGTTGACGCTGTGACCTATTTAATATTGTTTTATATCTAATGAAATACTTATGGAAACTGTAGCGCTGTTCTGTTCCCTGCTAATATCGGCCGTCTATTAGAATGTTCAGTTACCACATTATGACATATTTCTTTCAGGAGGTTATAAATAACCGATTTTGTCCTGGCAACATCGGTATGGAGTGGGTTGAAAGAATTAGAAGAAGATTTAAATTCCAAATACCTTCAAGTAAATAATTATGAAAACACTTTCAATTACGCTAAATATATTTATTGTAGTAATTATTGCTTTAACTCCGGGTAGATTTTATAATGATTATACAAGATTTTTCGATTGGATAATCCTTCTCTTGATGATAGTAAATAGTTTTTTCCTGATAAAGAGTGGTAAGAAAAAAATTATAGGGGGATACTTATTATGTTCGTTACTAGCATTAGTTTACTGTTTATCATCTGTATTTTCAAATGATGAAATTGGGTATATCAAACCAAGATTAGGCTATTTGGGTATAAAAGTTGAAATTATATCGCAAAGTGAACTTGAAAAACTTGAATTAATATCGTTTATAACTATAGGGATATTAGTTGTGACTGAATTGATACTACTTTGGAGAACTATAAAATATAAATAAACCCTTATGCCGTCGCACGTGTGTGACATGTGAGCTAAAACAGTGAGTCGCAGCCTGGCCATTACGACAGGCTCTCTTATATAGCCGTATTGTGTTGCAATTGATGTAATAGTAGATTTGATAGTCTAAATGGAAAAGAGTGTTGGAGTATTCGATTTTCAGGACGGAAAGGAAAAAAGAATATGGGTAAAACAGATGAAATTCGCGCCAGATATGAACGTATAATTAAAAGAGGTAGACAATTTGGATATGGTTTTGCTGCCGACAATTTACAATACTTTTTAAATAAATCAGGCGAAGCTATTCATGTACCTTTAGATAAATTGAGGTCTTTTAGAGCTTTTGAAAAAGCTTACAAGAAAAATATCGGGCGATTTGAAAGAAGTTTGATTGCCGTTGCTTCTTCCTTGAAGAATGGTGAGTCTAACGTTCTGGAGGAGTTTTGGGATGTAAAAGTTGCCCCATCCTATTTTAGTGAACTGTTTTTTGCAAGTGGTGCTAGCCAGATTACATCTACCAAGAAATTTAAGTTGGAGAAAAGGACGGCAAGATTTTTTAAAATAATTCGGTTGACCGGTATGATTGGAATGTTGGTTCTGCCGTACACATACCAGGCGAGGGTAATGTTAAAGATGATGACGGTATTTACCTCGAAGAAGAGGGAGGAGCAAAGTCCTACAGTCTTCGGAGCAACTGGACTACCTCTGTTACGGGAAGCATCAAGTTTAATTGGATCTTGTCTGATAATATTGATCTCGAATGGAAAATTGAATCCAAAAAATAATAAGTTGATATATGAAGAGCTTATTGGTTAGATACAAAAAGAGGATAATCCTTTTCTTTATAGGGGCTGTATTGCTGACAGCCGGTATATATTCTTATTGGAATAGCTATGTGAAATTTATTCCGACGGGATTTGACGGCAATGATTTCTGTGTTGTGGAAGAGAATGATTTAATAGTAGAAAACTTGCCTGCAGTATTAAGATACCATGGAATATCTTTTAAGGTAGATAAAGATGGTGATATCTGTGTGAAGCGTTACATCGCGGACGATAGGGAGTTGATATGGAATTTTACTACTAAGTCTATGGATTCCAACTGGATAGCTAATCATCAATAGCGTACTGGCAGCAGGACGACGAGCCAAACAAAACTAATATAAAGAGACCGCTGGTCTCTTTTTTTATTGTCTTAGGGTTAAATATACTTTCCACCCTCACAGCGAAAAAAATATAAGCCTTTGTTAAAATTAAATGTATAACCTACGATAATTTTCTTCATATTTGTTACAAATTCAACCGAAATTATTGCCTGGAGCGAACTGAATGATTCCATGGCTGTGTATCCTGAAATGTGCTGTAAATCAAAGACTGTAGATCCACTACCGAACGAAAGCTGATCCTTGTACTAAAGAGCGTTATGAAATTCTGAAGACGACAATTTATCCACTGATTTTTTGGCGAATGATTATTTCCGGAAACGGTATAACGGAAAAGTATACTCGCCTATTTTTATGCAAACGATTGCAGTTCAATAGATTGAGCGAACCTGGCAGAATATGAAACCAGCCAGGGACGTGATTTTTTTCTGCAATTTATATGCAAACGATTGCAGTTATTTGGCACCAATGCATTAGAAGTATCGGCAACCTCAAACAATCAGCAGTTGCCTCTCCCATATCAGGAGTATCAAAATGCATCAGCGGTTGCAGTAACATCTGAAGAGTCAGATGTATCAGCGGTTAAGGTTGCAAATCCATGCATCAGGAACATCAGCAGCATCAGACTCATCAGCGGTTGCGGTTAATATTATCAACCACTAAAAACAAACCTGTACGCATGTACGAAAATTTACCAGCACCACAATAAGAAGAATACAGCATTAACATCAACCAAGTCAGTTTAATTACTTGCGGGAGCTACGCCAAGGCCCTGCCCGAGAGACCTATGCCTGTCGCAAACGGTCTGCCTAAATAAATTTCACATGAAAAAAAGATTTCTCTTTCTGTTATGCAGTGCGTTTGCCTCATTACTGCTCCTGGTGCCAGGGAAAGTCCCTGCACAACTGTTGGCAGCTGCAAACATCACCAGCCTGCATATGCCTGCCGCCGACGCATTTGCCAACAACGTATTTAAAAAAGAAGTACGGGGCCAGGTGACCGATACCGCCGGATCTCCTATGCCCGGTGTAACTGTCCTCGTAAAAAATAGTCCTAACATCGGCACCACCACCGACATGAACGGACGTTATATCTTGGAAGTACCGGATAACACCACTGTGATGGTGTTTACGATGGTGGGATACACCACCCAGGAAGTGGCGCTCAATGGCCGCAGTGTTATCAACGTTCAACTAAAAAACTCCGCCAGCCAGCTCAGCGAAACAGTTGTGGTAGCTTATGGTAAACAGAAAAAAGCTTCTGTAATCGGTTCAATCACCACCATCAATCCGGGTGAACTGAAAGTTCCTTCCAGCAACCTCACTACCGCCCTGGCAGGACGCCTCGCCGGCGTAATCGCCTACCAGCGCAGCGGAGAACCCGGTATGGACAACGCAGAGTTTTTTATCCGCGGTGCCACCACCTTCGGTTATAAGAAAAGTCCGCTCATCCTCATCGATGGTATTGAATACGATGTAACAGAACTGGCGCGGCTCAATACAGACGATATCGCCAGCTTCTCTATCATGAAAGACGCTACCGCCAACGCGCTCTATGGCGCCCGTGGCGCCAACGGCGTAATCCTCGTTACCACCAAAGAAGGCAAGGAAGGTAAGGCTAAACTCAACCTCCGCCTCGAAAACTCCATCTCTTCGCCTACCCGCGACCTGCAGCTGGCAGATCCGATCACCTACATGGAACAGAATAACGAAGCCGTGCTAACACGAAATCCACTGGCGCCTGTAATCTACTCCCAGAGCCAGATAGACAACACCAAAGCCGGCACCAACAAAGATGTATATCCTACTACCAACTGGAAAGAGATGCTGTTTAAAAAACAAACCGTTAACAAACGCGCTAACTTCAACCTCGGCGGTGGCGGCCAGATAGCCACCTACTTCGTCTCCGGCGGCTATACGAAAGATAACGGTATCCTCAACGTAGACGGACGAAACAATTTTAACAACAACATCGACCTCACTACCTATACCTTACGTTCCAACGTCAATATCCGTGTTACCAAATCCACCAGCGCCATGGTACGCCTGCATGGCACCTTCGATGAATATAAAGGCCCTGTCGATGGTGGTGAAAAACTCTACCAGAAAATGATCTGGTCCAACCAGGTGCTGTTTCCGGCCGTTTATCCAGCTGACGATGCACACCAGTTTGTAACACATCCGCTCTTCGGTAACTTCAACAACGGCGAATACCTCAACCCTTACGCCGACATGGTGAAAGGATACAAACAATACTCCCGTTCGCTCATGCTCGCACAGTTTGAGATCAAACAGGACTTGTCTTCCTTCATCACCAAGGGCCTGTCTGTAAGAGCCATGATGAACACCAACAGGCAAGCCTACTTCGATGTGTCCAGGCAATATATTCCCTTCTGGTACAGCGCTACCAACTATGATAAACTGAATAACACCTACGTGCTCCGGGATATCAACCCTGATCAGGGAACCGATTATCTTAACTATGTACCGGGTAAAAGAACTGTGGCTTCTACGTTTTATCTGGAATCCGCTGTTGACTACAACCGTACGTTCGATAAACACGGCCTGGCAGGTATGCTGATCTTCATTGCACGCAACAATCTCCAGACGATTGATGATAACAGTTCCAATGTGAACCTCCTGCAGAAGTCGCTGCCATCCAGGAACCTGGGACTTTCCGGCCGCGCCACCTATTCTTATGATAACCGCTTCTTTGGTGAGTTCAATTTCGGTTACAACGGCTCCGAACGTTTCTACAAAACAGAACGGTATGGTTTCTTCCCTTCTGCAGGTATAGCCTGGTTTGTGTCTAACGAAAATTTCTTCAAACCATTGGAGCATGTGGTGAACAAACTCAAAGTCAGAGCCAACTACGGCCTGGTGGGCAACGACGCGATAGGTAATGAAGATGACCGTTTCTTCTATCTCTCCAATGTGAATATGAATGATTCCAAAAAGGGCGCTACATTCGGTACCAATGGTGGGTATTCTCGCAACGGTATCTCCATCGGCCGCTACGACAACCAGGCCATCACCTGGGAAACAGCCAAAAACTCTACGTTCGGGCTGGAAGTAAGCCTGTTCAACAAACTGGACATCATCGCTGAATATTTCTTCGAACAACGTTACAATATCCTCATGGACAGGGCTTCCACACCCAAAACCATGGGCTTGCAGGCTACGCCCAAAGCCAATGTAGGCAAGGCTGAATCCAATGCCTTCGACTTCACCGCTGATTATAACAGTAACATCGGTAAAAACCTGTTTGTGACACTGCGTGCCAACTTCACCTACGCCCGCAACAAATTTAAGGCGTATGAAGAACCCCGTTATGATGAGGCTTACCGTTACCACGTAGGTTATCCGATCTCCCAGCGTTGGGGCTATATCGCTGAACGTTTGTTCATCGATGATGAAGAAGTAAGAAGTTCTCCCCAACAGGCTTTCGGTAACTTCAAAACCATGGGCGGCGATATCAAATACCGCGATGTGAACGGCGATGGCCAGATCACGCCCAGCGATATGGTACCCATCGGTTTTCCTACCATGCCTGAAATTATCTATGGCTTTGGTTTCAGCGCCAAATACAAAGGCGTGGATTTCTCAGCCTTCTTCCAGGGATCTGCCCGCTCTTCCTTCTGGATCGATGTACAGGCTACTTCTCCCTTTATCAATAACAGCGAGGATAAATCAGTGATCGGAGAAACACAGCTGCTGAAAGCTTATGCAGACAGCCACTGGTCTGAAGAAAACAGAGACCTGTACGCTTTATGGCCCCGCCTGAGCCCTGTGCTGAATACCAACAGCATGCAAACCAGCACCTGGTTTATGCGCAACGGCGCCTTCCTTCGTCTTAAACAGGTGGAACTGGGTTATACCCTTCCCACCAGCCTGACACGGCGCCTGCATATGTCTAATCTGCGTGTATACGCCAACGCTACCAACCTGCTCACTTTCTCCAAATTCAAACTCTGGGATATTGAAATGGGTGGTAAAGGATTGGGTTATCCGATTCAGCGCGTGGTCAACTTTGGTTTAATGGTTGGCTTCTGATAAATGTGCATCTGACACTAATAAAAAAACAGCAATGAGATATAAAATACTGATCACGCTTGTATTGATAGCCGGGCTGAGCTCCTGCAGCAAGTATCTGGACGTGGTGCCCGACAACGTACCGACTATCGATAATGCTTTTACCCTGCGTACTTCTGCAGAAAAATACCTGTTTACCTGCTATTCCTACATGCCTAAAAACGGGCACTTTAACGATAATGTTGCTTTTAATGGTGGCGACGAAGTATGGTACGATGATCCTATCCGTGATGTGGACCCTACCTTCTTCAACATCGCGAAAGGCTTGCAAAGCATGACCAGCCCGCTGGCTAACTACTGGAGCGGCAGTGCCCGTGGCACTTCCCTGTTTGTGGGTATCCGCGACTGTAACACTTTCCTGGCCAACATCGGTAAGGTAAGAGAACTGCGACAGTATGAAAGAGAGAGATGGATTGCAGAAGTGAAATTCCTCAAGGCTTATTATCACTTCTTCCTGTTCCGCTGCTATGGCCCTGTTCCGCTGATAAAAGAAAATCTGCCGGTGTCTGCCGGTTCCGATGAAGTACAGATATACCGTCAGCCGGTGGATACCTGTATCAACTATATCGTGAAGCTGCTGGATGAAGCGGCCAGTAGTGAGTTTCTACCCAACAAACTGGAAGGTACCGAAAATACAGAGCTGGGCCGTATCACCAAATGTATTGTACTGTCACTGAAAGCCAAAGTGCTGGTGACTGCTGCCAGCCCTTTCTTCAACGGCAATCCCGACTACAGCCGTATGGTGGATAACCGCGGTGTACAGCTGTTTCCCACTTCTTACAACGCTGAAAAATGGAGCCGGGCAGCACTGGCCTGTAAAGAAGCCATTGAGTTCTGTCAGGCCAACGGCTATACGTTGTACCATTTCCCGGGCAACTTCGGCTACAAAATCAATGATACCCTGCAAACACAGCTGGATATTCGTGCAGCCATGACCGATAAACAGAACAACACGGAAGTGATCTGGCCCAATACCAACAGCACTGCCGGCGATATGCAGCGCTGGTCTATGCCGCTGATCGCCAACGGTGCCAGCACCTCCGGCCCTAAAGGGATTATTGCGCCCACCCTCAAAATGGTGGAGATGTTTTACTCCAAAAATGGTGTGCCCATTACCGAAGACCGTACCTGGGACTATAGCAGAAGATATGTGCTGAGAACGGCCACCAATACAGAGAAATATTATGTACGCAGTGGTGAGCAAACAGTAGAGCTGCATTTCGACCGCGAGCCGCGTTTTTATGCAGATGTGGCATTTGACCGTGCCGTTTGGTTTGGTAACTGGGTACTCAACTACAACAAAGACAGCGCCCTGTATTTCGTAAAGGGCAGAGCCACTGAAATAGCTTCCAGAAGAGGTATCAGTAACTATTCTGTAACAGGTTACTGGGTGAAGAAAACAGTAAACATAGAAAGCAGTGCGGCCACTGATGGTAACATCGCCAGTGGCCTGGTGACTTATCCTTGGCCCGAGATCAGGCTGGCCGACCTGTACCTGCTGTATTCTGAAGCACTCAATGAAGTGAATGGCCCCGGTGCCGGTACCACCCAGTGGATCAACCTGGTGAGGGCCCGCGCCGGATTAAAATCAGTAGAAGAATCCTGGACCAACTATTCCAAGAACCCCACTAAATACACTACCAAAGAAGGTATGCGGGAAATTATCCAGCAGGAAAGAGCCATCGAGCTTTGTTTTGAAGGACAACGTTTCTGGGACCTGAGAAGATGGAAAACCGCACACGTAGCGCTCAACAACCCAATCAAAGGATGGGATATCACCCAAAATGCTGCACCGTCTTATTATAAGGAAGTATTGCTGTTTAACCAGCGATTCGGTATGCGGGATTACCTGTGGCCTATAGAAAATGCCGAAATGATCATCAACAAAAACCTTGTACAGAACCCCGGATGGTAATCCTTTTTCATGACACTCAAACTTACTGAAATGAAACATTTCAAAATCTTATCAACAGCTGTCTGCCTCTCCGTTGCCATCCTGTATGCCTGCAAGGAAGATAAAATGATGCCTGTTTCCAACGACAAAACAGCCCCTGGTCCTGTGTCTAATGCCAGTGTAGTGCCACAGGCTGGTGCTGCTGAAATTTCCTACTCACTGCCGGATGACCAGAACCTGTCTTATGTGCGCGCAGAATTTGAGATTAATGGAGAAAAGAAAGAAGCTAAATCTTCTTACTTCAAAAGATCGATAAGGGTAGAAGGCTTTGGTGATACGGCTTTTCACACGGTGAAACTGTTTGCCGTGAGCCGGGGTGAAGTTTCTTCTATACCGGTGGAGGTGAAGGTAAAACCGTTGCCGCCCGCTATCTGGCAGGTGTTTAAATCTTTAGCGGTAACGGAAGCTTTTGGTGGTTTACAGGTTAAGTTCAGCAATCTCGACAGAGGCAAGATTGTGATCGGCACCGTGCTCTATGATCCCAAAGCAAAGGAATGGCGTAATATCAACAACTTTTATTATGGTCTGGATTCCGGCAGATTTACTGTCAGAGGCCTGCAGCCGGTAAAACAGCAGTTCGGCCTTTATGTAAAAGACCGCTGGGACAACAAAAGCGATACACTCAAATTCGAACTGACACCCATATACGAAGAACAGCTGGACAGGAACAAATTTGTGAGCGCTATGAAGAAAAAATATCCGATTCCGCAGGTAGCGCCGTTGCCTAAAACACCGGGTGTACAGATCGTAGAGCCGGGTAATCTGTCTTCCTGGCCTATTGAAAACATGTGGAATGGGGTGATTGGCAACGAAGGATTTCATACCACGGAAAATAAAGACGTACCTATCTGGATTCCGATAGACCTGGGAGTGAAAGCGGTGATCAGCCGCTATAAGATCTGGCAGCGTCAGGCGGGATATATCTACAACCATGGAAATCCGCATGAATGGGAGCTGTGGGGCACCAACAACCCTATGGATGTCAACAGCTGGGTGAAACTGGATCATCAGATTATGGAGAAACCTTCCGGGCTGCCGTTAGGCCAGAACTCCAATGAAGACATCGATGCTGCCGCAGCCGGACAGGAATACGAACTGCCCATCGGCACACCAGCAGTAAGATATATCGCCTGGAAACATATCGACAGCTGGGCCGCCATCGATGGTATCATCGGACATCTGCATATCAGTGAAATAGCTATCTGGGGACAAATCAAACAATAATCAAAAGAATTTTATGATGACACATATAAATCGATGGGTGAAAGGTAGTCTGCTCCTGGGCGCTGTGATGGCGGCTTTCTCTGCCTGCACCAAAATGGACGATACCTACAAACAGTTCCTGGAAGGAGGTGAAATCATCTATACCGGCAGGGTAGACTCTCTGAAAGTATTTCCAGGCAAAAACAGGGTGCTGTTGTCCTGGTATCTGGTTTCTGATCCTAAAATTACCAGGTGCCGGGTGTTCTGGAATCAGCGAAGCGATTCTGCAGAGGTGGCGGTAAAACGTACCGGTGGCGTAGACACCGTGAAACTGCTACTGGATAAATTACCGGAAAATATTTATACTTTCCAGGTATATACGTACGATAATGCCCGCCACTCTTCAGTGAAAGAAGAAGCTATCGGTA is part of the Chitinophaga flava genome and encodes:
- a CDS encoding DUF5000 domain-containing lipoprotein, which translates into the protein MKHFKILSTAVCLSVAILYACKEDKMMPVSNDKTAPGPVSNASVVPQAGAAEISYSLPDDQNLSYVRAEFEINGEKKEAKSSYFKRSIRVEGFGDTAFHTVKLFAVSRGEVSSIPVEVKVKPLPPAIWQVFKSLAVTEAFGGLQVKFSNLDRGKIVIGTVLYDPKAKEWRNINNFYYGLDSGRFTVRGLQPVKQQFGLYVKDRWDNKSDTLKFELTPIYEEQLDRNKFVSAMKKKYPIPQVAPLPKTPGVQIVEPGNLSSWPIENMWNGVIGNEGFHTTENKDVPIWIPIDLGVKAVISRYKIWQRQAGYIYNHGNPHEWELWGTNNPMDVNSWVKLDHQIMEKPSGLPLGQNSNEDIDAAAAGQEYELPIGTPAVRYIAWKHIDSWAAIDGIIGHLHISEIAIWGQIKQ
- a CDS encoding DUF5689 domain-containing protein, whose product is MGKYLFITACLLLGIISCRKTEDYKFSTPLGIDTRIVQVGAGADTTRIIVYADGDWNMELAAETPWLQLQTSSGHGKGNALIEVKDNSGQLPRAAKLVVKGGGKSDTIVLQQKGITPLLAITDETAQTIANGGTYKSAINTNIPLDLMTVGYGYDSSGTTNWVSGLQIKDGYLFFKVDTNQLATARSVALRLSYLDALGTTTRDTILIKQQPGMSYEGAIQKDFAYVKQTLANGVINENIYVEGVVVSDKGHPNIARNLNTPANKHNLDKTENSIAVYVQSLDGSSGLYFRTKTPGDNIFNFNDRVKIWLKGTSIQQLPNPSRTIISDLDVVHIMKKDVGTGVLQPREKYMSQLTDNDLYTYVKLKEVEISVPSGSFTNINEGYTARMDCYPTSIRDIQGSSMYMLTNLDVAYRRDGKRVPQGSGNITGILVHEEYERYGGDIGRYSIRHLKREDIALNDDRNNGFSNVLAEWSRFKTEYATTPTDAQHPLTPDIGTGRIYQSGKKWLDYTANGISGTTDYNALIQEPTTNKGAVANGGWGAKGWWNNTTNTGEYWAIEMSTAGISTPVSLQIEGNTDIGGPRNFVAEWSADNTSWNSLGSFTFEDVANWSNTLLTQVAGYKVLNFQLPQAASGQDHLYVRLRVANKNVGTTTAASGGTLSTTASCRLVHVSVKYNK
- a CDS encoding DUF4998 domain-containing protein; amino-acid sequence: MMTHINRWVKGSLLLGAVMAAFSACTKMDDTYKQFLEGGEIIYTGRVDSLKVFPGKNRVLLSWYLVSDPKITRCRVFWNQRSDSAEVAVKRTGGVDTVKLLLDKLPENIYTFQVYTYDNARHSSVKEEAIGNVYGDAYTATLSNRPVRSAKYDATKKETTIWWFGVNSQVVKVEVVYTNTAGVETTLTQVADSVPALPRDPMEFRASLKLPGYQAGTPFKYRTAYKPVKIAIDTFYTAYETQTVQ
- a CDS encoding SusC/RagA family TonB-linked outer membrane protein, which produces MKKRFLFLLCSAFASLLLLVPGKVPAQLLAAANITSLHMPAADAFANNVFKKEVRGQVTDTAGSPMPGVTVLVKNSPNIGTTTDMNGRYILEVPDNTTVMVFTMVGYTTQEVALNGRSVINVQLKNSASQLSETVVVAYGKQKKASVIGSITTINPGELKVPSSNLTTALAGRLAGVIAYQRSGEPGMDNAEFFIRGATTFGYKKSPLILIDGIEYDVTELARLNTDDIASFSIMKDATANALYGARGANGVILVTTKEGKEGKAKLNLRLENSISSPTRDLQLADPITYMEQNNEAVLTRNPLAPVIYSQSQIDNTKAGTNKDVYPTTNWKEMLFKKQTVNKRANFNLGGGGQIATYFVSGGYTKDNGILNVDGRNNFNNNIDLTTYTLRSNVNIRVTKSTSAMVRLHGTFDEYKGPVDGGEKLYQKMIWSNQVLFPAVYPADDAHQFVTHPLFGNFNNGEYLNPYADMVKGYKQYSRSLMLAQFEIKQDLSSFITKGLSVRAMMNTNRQAYFDVSRQYIPFWYSATNYDKLNNTYVLRDINPDQGTDYLNYVPGKRTVASTFYLESAVDYNRTFDKHGLAGMLIFIARNNLQTIDDNSSNVNLLQKSLPSRNLGLSGRATYSYDNRFFGEFNFGYNGSERFYKTERYGFFPSAGIAWFVSNENFFKPLEHVVNKLKVRANYGLVGNDAIGNEDDRFFYLSNVNMNDSKKGATFGTNGGYSRNGISIGRYDNQAITWETAKNSTFGLEVSLFNKLDIIAEYFFEQRYNILMDRASTPKTMGLQATPKANVGKAESNAFDFTADYNSNIGKNLFVTLRANFTYARNKFKAYEEPRYDEAYRYHVGYPISQRWGYIAERLFIDDEEVRSSPQQAFGNFKTMGGDIKYRDVNGDGQITPSDMVPIGFPTMPEIIYGFGFSAKYKGVDFSAFFQGSARSSFWIDVQATSPFINNSEDKSVIGETQLLKAYADSHWSEENRDLYALWPRLSPVLNTNSMQTSTWFMRNGAFLRLKQVELGYTLPTSLTRRLHMSNLRVYANATNLLTFSKFKLWDIEMGGKGLGYPIQRVVNFGLMVGF
- a CDS encoding RagB/SusD family nutrient uptake outer membrane protein codes for the protein MRYKILITLVLIAGLSSCSKYLDVVPDNVPTIDNAFTLRTSAEKYLFTCYSYMPKNGHFNDNVAFNGGDEVWYDDPIRDVDPTFFNIAKGLQSMTSPLANYWSGSARGTSLFVGIRDCNTFLANIGKVRELRQYERERWIAEVKFLKAYYHFFLFRCYGPVPLIKENLPVSAGSDEVQIYRQPVDTCINYIVKLLDEAASSEFLPNKLEGTENTELGRITKCIVLSLKAKVLVTAASPFFNGNPDYSRMVDNRGVQLFPTSYNAEKWSRAALACKEAIEFCQANGYTLYHFPGNFGYKINDTLQTQLDIRAAMTDKQNNTEVIWPNTNSTAGDMQRWSMPLIANGASTSGPKGIIAPTLKMVEMFYSKNGVPITEDRTWDYSRRYVLRTATNTEKYYVRSGEQTVELHFDREPRFYADVAFDRAVWFGNWVLNYNKDSALYFVKGRATEIASRRGISNYSVTGYWVKKTVNIESSAATDGNIASGLVTYPWPEIRLADLYLLYSEALNEVNGPGAGTTQWINLVRARAGLKSVEESWTNYSKNPTKYTTKEGMREIIQQERAIELCFEGQRFWDLRRWKTAHVALNNPIKGWDITQNAAPSYYKEVLLFNQRFGMRDYLWPIENAEMIINKNLVQNPGW
- a CDS encoding TfoX/Sxy family protein → MIMNDEELISWVRKSMQPIGPISTRPTMEGQAIYLDGMLFAYVAESKLWFRTDDESDLAWDAAGSEWLRRPKKDGTLGYEPYRSAPEGAYTDEKDLRKWAKQGLAAGRRAKQN